In one window of Anser cygnoides isolate HZ-2024a breed goose chromosome 3, Taihu_goose_T2T_genome, whole genome shotgun sequence DNA:
- the UBXN2A gene encoding UBX domain-containing protein 2A, whose translation MKDMDNIKTVKEEWMCKSRTDDQILNGTEQNRDYFVDNLFEEAQKIGAICMSPTTVKNQVDVIIKLWKNGFTVNDGELRSYADIASQQFLDSIKKGELPFELQKVFEKEEVDVKVEDKKDEVYLSSKKPVFHPFSGHGYRLGSATPRIISKVREDHQAAGDKRPLPVVPLNDLEPITNIQIWLADGERIIQKFNVSHRISHVRDFITKYQGSEGRVPFALTTSLPFRELQDETLTLQEAKLQNAVVVQRLRKTTEPFRLLKAPDNDCKTAATSNGQLKNEQKNTIKSTRSN comes from the exons ATGAAAGACATGGACAATATCAAAACTGTGAAGGAAGAATG GATGTGTAAGTCAAGAACTGATGATCAGATTTTGAATGGTACAGAACAAAACCGAGACTATTTTGTAGATAACCTTTTTGAAGAAGCTCAGAAGATTGGTGCAATATGTATGTCCCCAACTACAGTCAAGAACCAG GTTGATGTAATCATTAAACTTTGGAAAAACGGGTTTACAGTAAACGACGGTGAACTTAGGAGCTACGCTGACATTGCAAGCCAACAGTTCTTGGACTCCATTAAAAAAGG ggaaCTGCCTTTTGAGCTACAAAAAGTTTTTGAAAAGGAGGAGGTTGATGTGAAAGTGGAAGATAAAAAAGATGAGGTGTATTTGTCATCGAAAAAGCCAGTGTTTCatcccttctctggacatggtTACAGATTAGGAAG tgctaCTCCAAGGATAATCTCTAAAGTAAGAGAGGATCATCAAGCAGCTGGTGACAAAAGACCCCTTCCTGTAGTACCCTTAAATGATTTGGAGCCAATCACCAACATCCAGATCTGGTTAGCTGATGGGGAAAGGATAATTCAGAAGTTCAACGTTTCACACAG aATAAGCCATGTTAGAGACTTCATAACAAAGTACcaaggatcagagggaagggtTCCCTTCGCACTGACTACTTCGCTGCCATTTCGAGAGCTGCAAGATGAGACGCTCACACTACAGGAAGCAAAGCTGCAAAACGCTGTTGTTGTTCAGAGACTTCGGAAAACAACTGAACCCTTCAGGCTCCTGAAAGCACCTGACAATGACTGTAAAACTGCTGCTACGTCTAACGGACAGCTCAAGAACGAGCAAAAAAACACTAtcaaaagcacaagatcaaATTAG